From the genome of Gryllotalpicola protaetiae:
GTCGTCGTGAACCTCGAAGTCAAAAGCTTCGTCGCTAGTGTACGCGAACAGTTCTTGGAAATCGACTTGGACGCGCTCGGCCACGTCGGTCAGGCAGCGCACGCACTGCCCTTCGGCGGTCGTGTCGACCTCGCCGGAGGCGAGGATGCCGTCGTGCAGCACCTCGAGCCGTAGGTCGATCTGCACCGGCGCGCCGGCCTGCACGGCGATCATGCCCTCCCCCAGCTTCTCAGGGGCGGCGAAGTCCAGCGCCAGCTCCTTGCTCTGCCCAGGCTGGTGAACAAGATCGAAGACGGCGACCGAGTAGGGATTCTTGGCGGCGCTCACAACCTTCGATCATACGTCGAGGCGCGCACCGCCGCCCGCCCGCGGTCGCCGATGGCAGTGAGCAGGGAGCGCGGGGCGACCGTCGCGATCAGCCGCGTCGTCCAGTGGCGGGACGCGCGCATCGCCGCGGTGACGCTGACGGTCTTGTCCGCGAGCTCGAAGTAACGGCCCCACGGACGCGGCGGCCCGAACTCGGTGAGCTCGACCTGGGCGAGGATGTCGTCGAGGTCGCGCCGGTGCGCGGCATCCGGATGCCAGTCGGAGCGCAACCGCTCGGCGAACGCGCGCGGCGTCTCGGTCGGCGACGCCGCGAACCCGAGGTCCTGCGCGGTGTCGCGGATCTCGGCCCACGCGACGTCGGGCAGAGCACCCTCCTCGCGCAGTCTGGTGAGGCGGCCGCGGCGGCGGATGAGGCGCGCGAGGCCCGGCGCGGCGAGGACAGCCAGCAGAATCAGGATGCCGAGCTCGAGCTGCACCCCGTTGCGCGCCGCGACGGCGTTCGTGCTCGTCGCCGCCTGCTCGTTCGGCAGAGCGCGGGGGCTGAGGGTCGGCGTCGGCGCGGCGCTCGCGCTGGTGGTCTGCTGCGGGGAGCTCGTCGGCGAGCCGTCCGGCGTGGTCGCCAGCGTGTACGACGGCGCGGCGCCGCGGCTCACCGTCGGCTCGAAGTTCAGCCAGCCGACGCCGGGGAAGTACAGCTGCGGCCAGGCGTGCAGGTCACTGGAATCCACCTGGTAGGTGACCTGCTTCCCCTTGGCGCCGACCGGCGTGCCGGGCAGATAGCCGATCGCGATGCGGCTCGGGATGCCGAGCACACGGGCGAGCACCGCCATCGCGCTGGCGAAGTGCACGCAGTACCCCTCGCGCACCTGCAGGAACTTCGCGATGACGGCGAGGCTCGCACCGTCGACCGTGTCGGGCGAGTCCGTCGAGTAGGTGAAGTCGTTGATCGAGCTCTGGAAGTACTGCTGGATCGCGAGCGCGATGTCGAACTCGTTCGGCGACGCGGCGCCCGCGGCGATCTCGTTCGCGGTGTCGGTGATGATCGAGGGGACGTCCCGTGGCAGCTCGAGATCGCTCCGCACCGCGGACAGATCCTCGCCGCCGAGGGACGCCGCAGACGCGATCTGAGCGGGCGTCGGCTCGAGGTCGAGGCTCGTCGTCGTGTAGTGCTGTCCGCTCAGCACGCCACCGGGGGCGAAGATCGTCAGATCGTTGTCCTGGAAGTTGCTCTGCGCCTGCAGCCCGGCGACCTTCCTGGCCGGGTAGGGCGCGGGAACCCAGCTGGTGCGCAGGTTCTGAACGCTGATCTTCGTCGTGACGGTGTGCGCCGAACCGCCGAGGTCGGTGGTGAGCCCCGGCGTGCCGGTGATCCCGGTGCCACCCGCCAGGGGGGTGATGTGCCCCGGCGTGTGCGCCCAGTCGGTGCCGCGGATGTCGTCGAGTGTGGTCAGCTGCAGATACTCGGGCGTTGTGCTGGCCGTCGTGTACTGCAGCACGTCGACCGGGGTCGGCCGCCGCAGGTCGGCGCCGAGGTCGACGAGCGGGTTGACGGTGTCGCCGACCGACACCGGGCCGGCCGGTGCGACGCGCCCCTGCTCGACGAAGCCCGGCGCAGTGGCTGCGATGATCAACGCGATCAGGGTGGCGGACGCCCCGACCGAGAGCGCCACCGTCGACGCGCCGCGAGACCCGAAGCGCAGGCGCCCGTCTGCGGCCAGCAGGACGAGCCAGGCGGCGGCGGCGCCGCCGAGGGCGATCAGGCTGAGGCCGCTCGGCTGCAGGATCGCCGGGACGATGAGCACGCCGCCGACCACAACGGCCGTCACCGCGGGGATGCGCAGCACGACCGCGATCAGATCGAGCAGGATCGTCAGGGCCCCGCCGAACACGACGACGAAGAAGATCAGCTCGGGCAGCGGCTCGGCCGGCGTGTGCTGGCTCTGGATCGCGAACGCCGCCTCCTGGAAGAGCAGCCCGATGCCGTGGACCGACTCGCGAGTGGGGATCAGCCCGAGAACGGCCTGGCGTGGCACATAGACGAGCTGGATCAGCAGGCCGAACACCACGACGTCGACGATCAGCGCAGCCCACGCCCGCACCCCGACGCTGCGCAGTGCAGCGGAGAGCACGAGCAGCAGCGCGGAGGTGCCGACGAGCGCGAACCACCAGCCGCCGCCCTGGATCAGCCCGACGAGCGCGATGCTGCACGCGATCACCTCGAGGAACAGACCCAGCGAGACGTTCCACGACCCCCGGGTCGCGACGAGCGGCCCGGTGAGACGGCTCTGGCGGCGGTCAAGCATCGCGCGCCCCCGCGAGTCGGCGCGACGCGTGCAGCTGCGCCGCCATGGCGAGCGACCACGCGGTCGCGGCATCCGTCTTCGCATCGGTGTCGACGCACACCCAGCCGGAACGCTCGAGCTGCTCGCGCGCAGTGCGCGCCGCCGGCGTCATGAGGAACGCGATCGCCGGAGACGCGTAGCGGCGCAGCGGGGCGAGCTCTGCCCAGAGCCCGGGGTCGCCGTCGACCAGGAGAAGGAACGTCGGGGCCGCTGCACGGCCTGCCCGAAGCGCCACGGCGAGCCGGCCCGTCACATCGCCGCCGCTGCCGCGCGTCTGCTCGACACCCGCGAGCTGGCCGACGAGCAGCTGGTCGCCGCCCGGCAGCTCATAGCTTCCGCTCAGCTGCCGGCCGCCGGTCTCGTGCACGCCGACGAGATAGCCGAGGCCGAGCAGGTGCGAGGCGACGGATGCCGCGAGCTCGACCGCCCGCTCGAAGGCGAGGTCGTCGCCCGCATGCTCGCGGAGCGTGTCGAGCAGCAGCCACGCCTCGGGGTTGCTGAGCTGCTCCTCCTGCCGGACCATCAGGCGATCGAGCCGGGCGGTGGCGCGCCACTGCACGCGCCGCAGAGCGTCGCCCGGTCGGTACTCGCGCGGAATCACCTCATCGGTGCTCGGGATCGAGTGCCGCACGAGCTCGGGGTCGGTGCCCTCGCCGCGAGCCTCGTCGGCGCTGCTCCGGCCCAGCAGGCTGACGCGGGGCGTCACGAGCAGCATCTTCGAATCGCCGACGAGGTAGCCGCCGCGGGCGAGCCCGAACGGGTCGGTGCGGATCACGCGCAGCGGGCCGAGCAGGTAGGCGCCGCGCCGGCGGGTGCGAGCGGTGTAGCGCAGGGTGACGGCATCGGCGCCGTGCGCACCCCCTGCGCCGCCTCGGGCGGCGAGCGAGGCCAGCATGCGCGCGGACGGCCCGGCGAAGCCCGCAGGAAGCTCGTCGACCCACCACATCGCAGACGTCGCGCGCGCAGAGACGTTGCGCACGTCGAGCCGGACCTGCACCTGCTCCCCCGCCGCCACTGCGCCAGGCGAGTAGGTGCGGATCACCGTGAGCCACGGGCGATCGAGGGCGACCGCGATCATCGCCGCGAGCGGCGCGATCGTGAGCAACAACCCGGCGAACAGCAGGTCGACGCGGCCGAACCAGCCCGCAGAGCCCAGCAGCGCGACCCCGCACGCGCCGACGAACCAGCCGCGCAGTGTCGGCATCGGGCGGGACTGCACGGCCATGCGGCGCCTAGCGGCCGGACGGCACGGGTGTCGCCGCCACGATGCGCTGCACGACCTCGGCGACGAGCGCCGTCGTCTCGTGCTGCTTCCCGAGCGCGCGGCTCGTCGGCAGCAGGCGGTGGCCGAGCACCGGCACCGCGAGCTCGTCGATGTCGTCGGGCAGCACGAACTCGCGCCCGGCGATCGCCGCTCGGGCCTTCGCAGCCCGAACGAGCTGCAGGGTGGCGCGGGGGCTCGCGCCCAGCCGGATGTCCTGGTCGTCACGCGTCGCACGAGCGATCGCGACGGCGTACTGCTTGACCGCGGCCGAGGTGAACACGGCGCGCACGCCTGCCATCATCTGCCGCAGGGTGTCGAGGCCGACCACGGGCTCGAGAGACTCGATCGGGTTGACGGTGTCG
Proteins encoded in this window:
- a CDS encoding DUF58 domain-containing protein — protein: MAVQSRPMPTLRGWFVGACGVALLGSAGWFGRVDLLFAGLLLTIAPLAAMIAVALDRPWLTVIRTYSPGAVAAGEQVQVRLDVRNVSARATSAMWWVDELPAGFAGPSARMLASLAARGGAGGAHGADAVTLRYTARTRRRGAYLLGPLRVIRTDPFGLARGGYLVGDSKMLLVTPRVSLLGRSSADEARGEGTDPELVRHSIPSTDEVIPREYRPGDALRRVQWRATARLDRLMVRQEEQLSNPEAWLLLDTLREHAGDDLAFERAVELAASVASHLLGLGYLVGVHETGGRQLSGSYELPGGDQLLVGQLAGVEQTRGSGGDVTGRLAVALRAGRAAAPTFLLLVDGDPGLWAELAPLRRYASPAIAFLMTPAARTAREQLERSGWVCVDTDAKTDAATAWSLAMAAQLHASRRLAGARDA
- a CDS encoding transglutaminaseTgpA domain-containing protein, with the translated sequence MLDRRQSRLTGPLVATRGSWNVSLGLFLEVIACSIALVGLIQGGGWWFALVGTSALLLVLSAALRSVGVRAWAALIVDVVVFGLLIQLVYVPRQAVLGLIPTRESVHGIGLLFQEAAFAIQSQHTPAEPLPELIFFVVVFGGALTILLDLIAVVLRIPAVTAVVVGGVLIVPAILQPSGLSLIALGGAAAAWLVLLAADGRLRFGSRGASTVALSVGASATLIALIIAATAPGFVEQGRVAPAGPVSVGDTVNPLVDLGADLRRPTPVDVLQYTTASTTPEYLQLTTLDDIRGTDWAHTPGHITPLAGGTGITGTPGLTTDLGGSAHTVTTKISVQNLRTSWVPAPYPARKVAGLQAQSNFQDNDLTIFAPGGVLSGQHYTTTSLDLEPTPAQIASAASLGGEDLSAVRSDLELPRDVPSIITDTANEIAAGAASPNEFDIALAIQQYFQSSINDFTYSTDSPDTVDGASLAVIAKFLQVREGYCVHFASAMAVLARVLGIPSRIAIGYLPGTPVGAKGKQVTYQVDSSDLHAWPQLYFPGVGWLNFEPTVSRGAAPSYTLATTPDGSPTSSPQQTTSASAAPTPTLSPRALPNEQAATSTNAVAARNGVQLELGILILLAVLAAPGLARLIRRRGRLTRLREEGALPDVAWAEIRDTAQDLGFAASPTETPRAFAERLRSDWHPDAAHRRDLDDILAQVELTEFGPPRPWGRYFELADKTVSVTAAMRASRHWTTRLIATVAPRSLLTAIGDRGRAAVRASTYDRRL
- a CDS encoding YceD family protein; the encoded protein is MSAAKNPYSVAVFDLVHQPGQSKELALDFAAPEKLGEGMIAVQAGAPVQIDLRLEVLHDGILASGEVDTTAEGQCVRCLTDVAERVQVDFQELFAYTSDEAFDFEVHDDHVDLEPLVRDSVVLSLPFQPVCRPDCPGLDPETGERLADHPDREPRENTDPRWAALADFRASEDTEAGTTGTDTEER